A section of the Pseudomonas tritici genome encodes:
- a CDS encoding NAD synthetase — protein sequence MGNPLAGIGMDSNRSQFMARQRIESQINLPRLFAAIDADPGIVGAGVVYIDADFNVITLREFRPICSIRPKRIILREAQKYISPAQFVEQVKTDPREGRLQKEAFDMGLSCGAAVIGWIVVFSGSVAVPFTAGASAFVVGIGITAALASSAQCGFGVARTYNEVLDPDANDRMDDAEWYGAVSPILDAASLVGIGTGALTTVRLLKANKAAALGKSWYELLKGLSRQERKKLTKELLSLRDPSLTPKLLKLQQRAGKLTKSYSSTEIRHATLTQLKDALGGLLGIWGSYRTGHVGTAETIAIGLYEDLTE from the coding sequence ATGGGCAACCCCCTGGCCGGCATCGGCATGGACTCCAACCGCTCCCAATTCATGGCGCGCCAGCGCATCGAGAGCCAGATCAACCTGCCGCGCCTGTTTGCGGCCATTGACGCTGACCCCGGCATTGTCGGCGCAGGTGTCGTGTATATCGATGCCGATTTCAACGTGATCACCCTGCGCGAGTTCAGGCCCATCTGCAGCATCAGGCCCAAGCGCATTATTTTGCGCGAGGCGCAGAAGTACATTTCGCCTGCGCAGTTTGTGGAACAAGTAAAGACCGATCCTCGGGAAGGACGCCTTCAAAAAGAGGCGTTTGATATGGGTCTTTCCTGTGGTGCGGCGGTAATCGGCTGGATCGTGGTGTTCAGCGGCAGTGTTGCGGTACCGTTCACGGCAGGTGCCAGTGCATTTGTGGTCGGCATTGGTATCACGGCGGCGCTGGCCAGCAGCGCGCAATGTGGGTTTGGCGTGGCGCGTACGTATAACGAAGTGCTTGATCCTGATGCCAATGACCGTATGGACGACGCCGAATGGTACGGCGCCGTTTCACCTATCCTTGACGCGGCCTCTTTGGTGGGCATCGGCACGGGTGCGTTGACCACCGTCAGGCTGCTCAAGGCCAACAAGGCCGCAGCATTGGGCAAGAGTTGGTACGAACTGCTCAAGGGCCTGAGCCGTCAGGAACGCAAGAAGTTGACCAAGGAACTGCTTAGCCTCAGGGACCCAAGCCTGACGCCCAAGCTACTCAAATTGCAGCAGCGCGCCGGCAAGCTGACAAAGAGCTACAGTTCCACGGAGATCCGTCATGCCACTTTGACCCAACTCAAGGATGCCTTGGGCGGGCTCTTGGGTATCTGGGGCAGCTATAGAACGGGTCACGTAGGCACTGCCGAGACCATTGCCATTGGCCTGTACGAGGACTTGACGGAATGA